A stretch of Bacillus pseudomycoides DNA encodes these proteins:
- a CDS encoding non-ribosomal peptide synthetase yields the protein MIQKKNIKDLYELSPLQQGILFHYLKDKDSHAYFEQMELTIEGELNCSYLEDSLNGLIQKYDILRTVFIHKNFQQPVQVVLKERTVTLQFEDLSQLHENEINNYIETFKQEDRNKGFDITQDVLIRFSLFKVGQQKYRLIWSHHHILMDGWCLGLILEDLFTFYYQRKNGEKLSIDASLPYSRYIKWLKKKNNEAACEYWNHYLEGYEELCGVPQQNIIKQNANYKGANYKFDLGTVLTAKLSQLAKENQVTLSTAFQVVWGILLQKYNRTNDVVFGTVVSGRPSEIKGIEEMVGLFINTVPVRVNTNKTDCFIDVIKEMQQSAIASNKYDYMSLSEIQGNASGHQELLNHVLVFENYPLDLEALDKTATHGFKIVNIEAFEQTNYDFDITIYPGEKLEVVFNFNQEVYAKEFVERMASHLQMIIEQVTATPNISLQNIEIISDLEKNEILETFNYTEKNYSQQKTVHELFEEQVRKTPENIALVFQETKLTYRELNEKANQLANLLREKGIKRNEFVAIMVDRSIEMIVGVLAIIKAGAAYVPIDYSYPIDRIEYMLEDSKSKILLTQSGLRSISRYEGETIEIDTLSLEDYNSDNLKRINDSEDLIYMIYTSGSTGKPKGVMIEHKSVCNLSLMAELYGISAGARTVQVASFSFDTSVSEIFGSLLNGATLYLVTKEFLLSGERFVKWLKQEAITTIEFIPSMLRVLPYEDLPQLQTIRTGGEALTKDLIEKWGKGRTFVNAYGPTETTVDATVAVFQNDTEKIHIGKPICNKKAYIVNEDLQLQPVGIAGELCIGGEGLAQGYWNRQDLTEEKFIDNPFIPGEKMYKTGDLARFLPDGNIEYLGRIDDQVKIRGYRIELGEIELTLSNCDFIKEAIVTTYQNEQSATELCVYFVAHKGCTASDIKRYITAGLPDYMVPSYFIEVDYMPLTPSGKVNKKALPAPQNYKGNENQLVLPTNDVEEGLLQIWREVLGRTQLGTTEHFFQIGGHSLKAMMLHSRIHKLFHIEVPLREIFARPTIKELANYIKGMEKNEYKPISPVEKRDVYPVSSSQKRMYAIQQLEGEGTTYNMPLVFELTGELNIERLQTVFQQLVVRHEAFRTSFHLMEGELVQKIVDEVPFTIKYRKAADLEWKSIMQSFLQPFRLESAPLLRVELVQLTHTKYILLIDMHHIISDGMSADILMREMIELYKGNQLTELRIQYKDYAAWEKEIMDTDEMKKQEEYWLNQFEEEIPVLEIPTDYPRPATKTYKGDIFSFTLQEEVGKELNRFIKHNNVSLYMMLLASYNVLLSKYTRQEDIVIGSPIAGRFHLDLEPIIGMFANTLALRNYPIGTERFGGFLEKVKKCVIQASENANYPFEKLVERLNVQRNLSRNPLFDTMFVLETAQKEMEHEFEGVTYKVHNMEWKNSKFDLTWYVKEEEKIEILVEYSTDLFSEDTIARMTNQFSHILSQVMRSPDMLIQDIELATVGEKEQILTVFNNTKHEYPRYKTIHSIFEEQAEKTPNHIAIEFGNDKLTYQEVNKLANQLAHMLRDKGINRNHIVGIFMERSLEMMIGILGVLKAGGAYMPISPAYPEERIQYMVRNSDVDLILTQTHLSKHINHLVEEHICLDEKNGIVGSTENLEHINEGADLAYVLYTSGSTGKPKGVMIEHHTVLNRIQWMVHEYDIHEDDVLLQKTPIVFDVSVWELFMWFFVGARVHVLVPDGEKSPEQIIKAVHEHKVSTIHFVPSMFNVFLEYLEENEGLKRLTTLKRVFTSGEALTADQVSRFRSTMNNVNHTLLYNLYGPTEATVDVSYFNCPMNKELDIVPIGKPIHNVTLYIMDSIGKLQPVGVPGELCIGGKCLARGYMGREDLTKEKFITNPFVPNEKLYKTGDLARWLPDGDIEYLGRIDNQVKIRGYRIELDEVTGQLLKHEKVKDGVVIARNDHSESSYLCAYFTSSGTWNITEMRQHFAQGLPDYMIPSYFVELQSMPLTHNGKLDRGKLPSPETQIRVSETSIAPNSEMEILLAEIWKKVLGLERIGVEDNFFELGGDSIKAIHVVAQLNQHGLKVEMNKVFKHPTISEIIPFIRMSQMKISQDSVEGEVALSPIQHWFFEQKMIDENHWNQAVLLHHPKEWDSNIIQRTFCKIMEHHDALRMVFKHIKEGRSQINRSIRETDFLFHMFDLTTEEDIESRIEQEANRLHQSFTLEEGPLVQLALFKSRKGDYLLIIIHHLIVDGVSWRIIMEDFSHCYQQIMRKQEIDLPLKTTSYQAWSRELKEYADSKKLISQLPYWREMDQTHIAPLPVDSDVTGHGNNIKLVIDEMNTKSLLTQVHSAYQTEINDILLAVLAFTIHDWTKEKRMAIMLEGHGREEIIEGVNLTRTVGWFTSMYPVVCNLEGLSVSQVVKTVKETLRKVPDKGIGYGILRYLSNAERKDNYTFSLQPEIMFNYLGEFDQQGEKAEEFSMSNISTGEANSASSKEVYKLDINCAVINGEMEIIFAYSKEHYHNKTIQNLSESFKNNLLSFIHHCINQTESEATPSDFSVNDLTLEELDDIFESLQK from the coding sequence ATGATACAAAAGAAGAATATTAAAGACTTGTATGAATTGTCTCCGCTTCAGCAAGGTATTTTGTTTCACTATTTAAAGGACAAAGATTCGCATGCTTATTTTGAACAAATGGAATTAACGATTGAAGGTGAGCTGAATTGTTCTTACCTGGAAGATAGTTTGAATGGTTTGATTCAAAAATATGATATTTTACGTACTGTTTTTATTCATAAAAACTTTCAACAGCCTGTCCAAGTAGTTTTAAAAGAACGTACAGTGACACTTCAATTTGAAGATTTGTCTCAATTACATGAAAACGAAATAAATAATTATATTGAAACGTTTAAGCAAGAGGATCGTAATAAAGGGTTTGATATAACACAAGATGTATTAATTCGTTTTTCATTATTTAAGGTGGGACAACAAAAATATAGGCTGATTTGGAGTCATCATCATATCTTGATGGATGGATGGTGTTTAGGACTTATTCTAGAAGATTTATTTACATTTTATTACCAAAGAAAAAATGGTGAAAAGCTCTCGATAGATGCAAGTTTACCATACAGTAGGTATATAAAATGGTTAAAAAAGAAAAATAATGAAGCGGCATGTGAATATTGGAATCATTATTTAGAAGGATATGAAGAACTATGTGGTGTCCCACAGCAAAATATCATAAAACAAAATGCTAATTATAAGGGAGCAAATTATAAATTTGATTTAGGAACAGTTTTAACTGCTAAGTTATCCCAATTAGCAAAAGAAAATCAAGTGACTTTAAGTACGGCTTTTCAAGTGGTCTGGGGTATTTTACTCCAAAAATATAACAGAACAAATGATGTTGTATTTGGTACAGTTGTATCTGGAAGGCCATCAGAAATCAAAGGTATCGAAGAAATGGTAGGGCTATTTATTAATACAGTTCCTGTACGTGTAAATACCAATAAAACAGATTGTTTTATTGATGTAATAAAAGAAATGCAGCAGTCTGCTATTGCATCTAATAAGTATGACTATATGTCTTTATCAGAGATTCAAGGAAATGCTTCGGGACATCAGGAATTGTTAAATCATGTGTTAGTGTTCGAAAATTATCCGTTAGATTTAGAAGCATTAGATAAAACTGCTACACATGGATTTAAGATTGTAAATATAGAGGCTTTTGAACAGACGAATTATGATTTTGATATCACGATTTATCCGGGTGAAAAATTAGAGGTCGTATTCAATTTTAATCAAGAAGTTTATGCTAAAGAGTTTGTGGAAAGAATGGCTAGTCATCTTCAAATGATTATTGAACAAGTAACTGCTACGCCTAATATAAGTCTGCAAAATATTGAAATTATTTCTGATCTAGAAAAAAATGAAATATTAGAAACGTTTAATTATACGGAGAAGAATTACTCACAGCAAAAAACAGTTCATGAATTATTTGAAGAGCAGGTAAGAAAAACGCCAGAAAATATAGCCTTAGTATTTCAAGAAACAAAGCTTACGTATCGAGAACTAAATGAAAAAGCAAATCAGCTAGCAAATTTATTGAGAGAAAAAGGAATAAAGAGAAATGAATTTGTTGCTATTATGGTAGACAGGTCTATTGAAATGATAGTTGGTGTGCTAGCGATTATAAAAGCTGGAGCTGCTTATGTACCTATCGATTATTCTTATCCAATAGATAGAATTGAATATATGTTGGAAGATAGTAAATCTAAAATTTTGCTAACACAAAGTGGCTTAAGGTCTATTTCGAGATATGAAGGAGAAACGATTGAAATAGATACACTTTCGCTAGAAGATTATAATTCGGATAACTTGAAACGTATTAATGATTCTGAAGATTTAATTTATATGATTTATACATCAGGTTCTACCGGGAAACCAAAGGGTGTAATGATTGAGCATAAATCAGTATGTAATCTAAGTTTGATGGCAGAATTATATGGAATCAGTGCTGGAGCTCGTACTGTACAAGTGGCATCTTTTAGTTTTGATACATCAGTAAGTGAGATTTTTGGTTCATTATTAAATGGTGCAACATTATATCTAGTAACAAAAGAATTTCTTCTATCTGGTGAGAGGTTTGTGAAATGGTTAAAACAAGAGGCCATTACAACTATTGAATTTATTCCATCTATGCTACGAGTATTACCTTATGAAGACTTACCGCAATTACAAACGATTCGTACAGGAGGAGAAGCATTAACAAAAGATTTAATCGAGAAATGGGGAAAGGGCCGTACATTTGTTAATGCATATGGACCTACTGAGACTACCGTAGATGCGACAGTTGCAGTATTTCAAAATGATACTGAGAAAATTCATATCGGAAAACCAATATGTAATAAAAAAGCTTACATTGTCAACGAAGACTTACAACTTCAGCCAGTTGGAATTGCTGGTGAATTATGTATCGGAGGAGAAGGATTAGCTCAAGGTTATTGGAATCGTCAAGATTTAACAGAAGAAAAATTTATAGATAATCCTTTTATACCTGGAGAAAAAATGTATAAAACAGGAGATTTAGCAAGATTTCTTCCAGATGGGAATATTGAATACCTTGGAAGAATCGATGATCAAGTGAAAATAAGAGGGTATCGTATTGAATTAGGGGAAATAGAGTTAACTTTATCCAACTGTGATTTTATAAAAGAAGCGATTGTTACTACTTATCAAAATGAACAAAGTGCTACGGAACTTTGTGTATACTTCGTGGCACACAAAGGATGTACAGCTTCTGATATAAAACGGTATATAACAGCTGGATTACCAGATTATATGGTACCATCCTATTTTATAGAAGTTGATTATATGCCTCTTACACCTAGTGGAAAGGTGAATAAGAAAGCATTGCCAGCACCACAAAATTATAAAGGAAATGAAAATCAGCTGGTGCTACCTACAAATGATGTAGAAGAGGGGCTCTTGCAAATTTGGAGGGAAGTTCTCGGGAGAACACAGCTCGGAACAACAGAGCATTTTTTTCAAATAGGGGGACATTCATTAAAAGCGATGATGCTACATTCGCGCATTCATAAATTGTTTCATATAGAAGTTCCATTGCGTGAAATATTCGCACGTCCTACCATTAAAGAACTTGCAAATTATATAAAGGGAATGGAGAAAAATGAATATAAACCAATCTCACCTGTAGAGAAACGTGATGTGTACCCTGTGTCATCTTCTCAAAAACGAATGTATGCGATTCAGCAATTAGAGGGAGAAGGAACAACTTATAACATGCCTCTTGTATTTGAATTAACTGGTGAGCTTAATATTGAGCGTTTACAAACAGTCTTTCAACAATTAGTAGTACGACATGAGGCTTTTCGTACCTCTTTTCATTTGATGGAAGGAGAGTTGGTGCAAAAAATAGTTGATGAAGTTCCATTTACAATAAAATATAGAAAAGCTGCTGATTTGGAATGGAAAAGCATAATGCAATCATTCTTGCAACCGTTTCGATTAGAATCCGCTCCTTTATTAAGAGTGGAGCTCGTTCAACTTACTCATACAAAATATATATTATTAATCGATATGCATCATATTATTTCTGATGGAATGTCGGCTGATATTTTGATGAGAGAAATGATAGAACTATATAAAGGAAATCAACTGACAGAGTTGCGAATTCAATACAAAGACTATGCCGCATGGGAAAAAGAGATTATGGATACAGATGAGATGAAAAAACAGGAAGAATATTGGCTAAATCAGTTTGAGGAAGAAATTCCTGTTTTAGAAATACCTACAGATTATCCGCGTCCTGCGACTAAAACATATAAGGGAGATATATTTAGTTTTACATTACAAGAGGAAGTTGGGAAAGAATTAAATCGATTTATAAAGCATAATAACGTTTCGCTTTATATGATGTTGCTTGCTTCCTACAATGTGCTTTTATCTAAGTATACAAGGCAGGAGGATATAGTTATTGGTTCCCCAATTGCTGGGCGTTTTCATTTGGATTTAGAACCTATTATAGGGATGTTTGCTAACACATTAGCGTTGCGCAATTACCCAATAGGAACAGAACGGTTTGGAGGTTTCTTAGAAAAAGTAAAGAAATGTGTGATTCAGGCTTCTGAGAATGCAAACTATCCGTTTGAGAAATTAGTGGAGAGATTAAATGTACAACGTAACTTAAGTAGAAATCCTCTATTTGATACAATGTTTGTTTTAGAGACTGCCCAAAAAGAAATGGAGCATGAATTTGAAGGTGTCACTTACAAAGTGCATAATATGGAGTGGAAAAACTCTAAATTTGACTTGACATGGTATGTGAAAGAGGAAGAAAAAATTGAAATCTTAGTAGAGTATAGTACAGATTTATTTAGTGAAGATACCATAGCACGTATGACAAATCAATTTTCTCATATTTTGTCACAGGTGATGCGAAGTCCTGATATGTTAATACAAGATATTGAACTAGCAACTGTTGGTGAAAAGGAACAAATACTAACAGTATTTAACAACACTAAACACGAATATCCAAGATATAAAACAATTCATTCTATATTTGAAGAACAGGCAGAAAAGACACCAAATCATATAGCTATTGAGTTTGGTAATGATAAATTAACATATCAAGAGGTCAATAAGCTTGCTAATCAATTGGCACATATGTTGCGTGATAAAGGAATTAATAGAAATCATATTGTTGGTATTTTTATGGAACGTTCTTTGGAAATGATGATAGGAATATTAGGTGTGTTAAAAGCGGGTGGAGCATATATGCCAATCTCGCCAGCTTATCCTGAAGAGAGAATTCAATATATGGTTAGGAATAGTGATGTGGATCTTATATTAACGCAAACACATTTATCTAAACATATCAATCATTTAGTAGAAGAACATATTTGTTTAGATGAGAAGAATGGAATCGTAGGAAGTACAGAAAATCTAGAGCACATAAATGAAGGTGCTGATTTAGCATATGTATTATATACATCAGGATCAACCGGGAAGCCAAAGGGAGTAATGATTGAGCATCACACTGTTTTAAATAGAATTCAATGGATGGTTCATGAGTATGACATTCATGAAGATGATGTGTTACTGCAGAAAACACCAATTGTATTTGATGTTTCTGTATGGGAGTTGTTTATGTGGTTTTTTGTTGGGGCACGCGTGCATGTATTAGTACCTGATGGTGAAAAGTCACCTGAACAAATTATTAAGGCGGTCCACGAGCATAAAGTATCAACAATTCATTTTGTCCCATCTATGTTTAATGTGTTTTTAGAGTATCTGGAGGAAAATGAAGGATTAAAAAGATTAACTACCTTAAAACGAGTTTTTACAAGTGGAGAAGCATTAACTGCTGATCAAGTTTCTCGCTTTCGAAGCACAATGAATAATGTAAACCACACACTGCTTTATAATTTGTATGGTCCTACGGAAGCTACTGTTGACGTTTCTTATTTTAATTGTCCGATGAACAAAGAACTAGACATTGTTCCAATTGGAAAACCAATACATAATGTTACGTTATATATTATGGATTCTATCGGGAAGTTGCAGCCTGTAGGCGTCCCAGGAGAATTGTGTATTGGTGGGAAATGTTTAGCTCGTGGGTATATGGGACGAGAAGATTTAACAAAAGAAAAATTTATAACAAACCCTTTCGTACCAAATGAAAAATTATATAAAACAGGAGATTTAGCAAGATGGCTGCCTGATGGGGATATTGAATATTTGGGTAGAATAGATAATCAAGTGAAAATAAGAGGTTATAGAATTGAATTAGATGAGGTAACAGGTCAATTACTTAAACACGAAAAAGTCAAGGATGGTGTTGTAATAGCACGTAATGATCATTCAGAATCTTCATATCTTTGTGCGTACTTTACTTCTAGTGGCACATGGAATATTACTGAGATGCGTCAACATTTTGCGCAAGGATTGCCGGATTATATGATTCCTTCTTATTTTGTAGAGTTACAATCTATGCCGTTAACACATAATGGAAAACTGGATCGTGGCAAGCTTCCGTCACCTGAAACACAAATAAGAGTATCTGAAACATCCATTGCTCCTAATAGTGAAATGGAAATTCTTCTAGCGGAAATTTGGAAAAAAGTATTAGGGCTTGAGCGGATAGGTGTTGAAGATAATTTCTTTGAACTAGGGGGGGATTCAATTAAGGCTATTCACGTTGTAGCACAATTGAATCAACATGGTTTAAAGGTAGAAATGAATAAAGTATTTAAACACCCGACTATTAGCGAGATAATTCCTTTTATTCGAATGAGCCAAATGAAAATAAGTCAGGATTCAGTAGAAGGTGAAGTGGCATTATCGCCTATACAGCACTGGTTTTTTGAACAAAAAATGATAGATGAGAATCATTGGAATCAAGCTGTATTATTACATCATCCAAAAGAATGGGATAGTAATATAATTCAAAGAACGTTTTGTAAAATAATGGAGCACCATGATGCACTAAGAATGGTATTTAAGCATATTAAAGAGGGAAGATCACAAATAAATCGTAGTATACGTGAGACGGACTTTTTATTTCATATGTTTGATTTGACAACCGAAGAAGATATTGAAAGTCGAATTGAGCAAGAAGCAAATCGTTTGCATCAAAGTTTTACATTAGAAGAAGGACCACTTGTTCAGTTAGCGCTTTTTAAATCTCGAAAAGGTGACTATTTACTCATTATTATTCACCACTTAATTGTTGACGGTGTTTCTTGGAGAATTATTATGGAGGATTTTTCTCATTGTTATCAACAAATTATGAGGAAACAAGAAATTGACTTACCTTTAAAAACAACGTCTTATCAGGCGTGGAGTAGAGAATTAAAGGAGTATGCGGATAGTAAAAAGTTAATAAGTCAATTGCCTTATTGGAGAGAAATGGATCAAACACATATTGCTCCATTACCGGTTGATTCAGATGTAACTGGGCATGGAAACAATATAAAGTTAGTTATCGATGAAATGAATACAAAATCTTTACTAACACAAGTACATTCGGCTTATCAAACAGAAATAAATGATATTTTATTAGCGGTGCTTGCATTCACAATCCATGACTGGACGAAGGAAAAGAGAATGGCAATTATGCTTGAGGGACATGGTCGTGAAGAGATTATTGAAGGGGTAAATTTAACGAGAACAGTTGGTTGGTTTACTTCTATGTATCCTGTTGTATGTAATTTAGAGGGATTAAGTGTATCACAAGTTGTTAAAACAGTAAAAGAGACATTAAGGAAGGTTCCCGATAAAGGAATTGGATATGGGATTTTAAGATATTTATCTAACGCAGAACGAAAGGACAACTATACGTTTTCGTTACAACCGGAGATTATGTTTAATTACTTAGGAGAATTTGATCAACAGGGTGAAAAAGCAGAAGAGTTTAGTATGTCAAATATTTCAACAGGAGAAGCCAATAGTGCTTCATCTAAAGAGGTATATAAATTAGACATAAATTGTGCGGTTATAAATGGAGAGATGGAGATTATTTTTGCTTACAGTAAAGAACATTATCACAATAAAACAATTCAAAATCTAAGCGAATCTTTTAAGAATAATCTTCTGTCTTTTATACATCATTGTATAAATCAAACGGAATCAGAGGCAACACCGAGTGACTTTAGTGTAAATGATCTTACATTAGAAGAGCTAGACGATATTTTCGAATCACTACAAAAATAA